Proteins from a genomic interval of Acanthopagrus latus isolate v.2019 chromosome 7, fAcaLat1.1, whole genome shotgun sequence:
- the LOC119023587 gene encoding tumor protein D54-like isoform X2 encodes MNRPGFGGPSSSMSFSTRITENGCSPSDLTEEDIDHLRIELSKMEDEIETLRQVLFVKEKYAADIRRQLGLSPLSNLKQNLSKGWHEVQTSAPYLSASATLDDISHSDVYVRTREGLSHAGQVTTSALSSVGMVITSRLAAMRALPLPSPPRSLSQNISVPTMRHSSTFKSFEEMVGNVKEKVTGSLTNNGDTSGFEQRSSRNNTYQ; translated from the exons ATGAACCGACCAG GTTTTGGTGGCCCTTCCTCATCCATGAGCTTCTCCACAAGGATTACAGAAAATGGATGTTCACCCTCAGATCTAACCGAGGAAGACATAGACCATCTACGGATTGAGCTTTCAAAG ATGGAGGATGAAATCGAGACTCTGCGGCAGGTGCTTTTTGTCAAAGAAAAATACGCAGCAGACATCAGGAGGCAGCTGGGCTTGAGCCCCCTCAGTAACCTCAAACAGAACCTGTCCAAAGGCTGGCATGAGGTCCAGACCTCAGCCCC ATATCTGTCAGCCTCTGCCACTTTGGACGACATCAGCCACTCAGACGT ATATGTGAGGACACGAGAGGGTCTGTCTCACGCAGGCCAGGTGACAACTTCTGCTCTGTCCAGTGTGGGCATGGTCATCACCAGCAGACTGGCAGCAATGAG AGCTCTGCCTCTCCCGAGCCCACCACG CTCCCTGAGCCAGAACATCAGTGTGCCGACTATGAG ACATTCCTCCACGTTTAAGTCTTTTGAGGAAATGGTCGGCAATGTGAAG GAGAAGGTGACTGGCAGTCTGACAAATAATGGGGACACCTCTGGATTTGAACAAAGATCCTCACGCAACAACACATATCAATGA
- the LOC119023587 gene encoding tumor protein D54-like isoform X1 has protein sequence MNRPAGFGGPSSSMSFSTRITENGCSPSDLTEEDIDHLRIELSKMEDEIETLRQVLFVKEKYAADIRRQLGLSPLSNLKQNLSKGWHEVQTSAPYLSASATLDDISHSDVYVRTREGLSHAGQVTTSALSSVGMVITSRLAAMRALPLPSPPRSLSQNISVPTMRHSSTFKSFEEMVGNVKEKVTGSLTNNGDTSGFEQRSSRNNTYQ, from the exons ATGAACCGACCAG CAGGTTTTGGTGGCCCTTCCTCATCCATGAGCTTCTCCACAAGGATTACAGAAAATGGATGTTCACCCTCAGATCTAACCGAGGAAGACATAGACCATCTACGGATTGAGCTTTCAAAG ATGGAGGATGAAATCGAGACTCTGCGGCAGGTGCTTTTTGTCAAAGAAAAATACGCAGCAGACATCAGGAGGCAGCTGGGCTTGAGCCCCCTCAGTAACCTCAAACAGAACCTGTCCAAAGGCTGGCATGAGGTCCAGACCTCAGCCCC ATATCTGTCAGCCTCTGCCACTTTGGACGACATCAGCCACTCAGACGT ATATGTGAGGACACGAGAGGGTCTGTCTCACGCAGGCCAGGTGACAACTTCTGCTCTGTCCAGTGTGGGCATGGTCATCACCAGCAGACTGGCAGCAATGAG AGCTCTGCCTCTCCCGAGCCCACCACG CTCCCTGAGCCAGAACATCAGTGTGCCGACTATGAG ACATTCCTCCACGTTTAAGTCTTTTGAGGAAATGGTCGGCAATGTGAAG GAGAAGGTGACTGGCAGTCTGACAAATAATGGGGACACCTCTGGATTTGAACAAAGATCCTCACGCAACAACACATATCAATGA